One segment of Desmodus rotundus isolate HL8 chromosome 6, HLdesRot8A.1, whole genome shotgun sequence DNA contains the following:
- the LOC112319489 gene encoding superoxide dismutase [Cu-Zn]-like, which translates to MPLCIEGSFTSKHQSKQSTRRTVRAEGRWPSAGHHPLQAGGPIKVFGTITGLTRGEHGFHIHEFGDNTQGCASAGPYFNPLCKTHGGPQDEERHIGDLGNMTVEENGVTEVSLQDSYQISLSGAHSIIGRMMVVHKKLDNLGRGRNDKSKKTATLAAVWPMGLFGIAQ; encoded by the coding sequence ATGCCTTTGTGCATTGAAGGTTCATTTACATCTAAGCATCAGAGTAAACAGTCCACAAGAAGGACAGTGCGTGCTGAAGGGCGATGGCCCAGTGCAGGGCACCATCCGCTTCAAGCAGGAGGGCCCATCAAGGTCTTCGGGACCATCACTGGGCTGACCAGAGGCGAGCACGGGTTCCACATCCACGAGTTTGGGGACAACACCCAAGGCTGTGCCAGTGCAGGTCCTTACTTTAATCCTCTCTGCAAAACCCATGGTGGACCCCAGGATGAAGAGAGGCACATTGGAGACCTGGGCAACATGACTGTGGAGGAAAACGGTGTGACTGAGGTGTCTCTGCAAGACTCCTATCAGATCTCCCTCTCAGGAGCCCATTCCATCATTGGCCGCATGATGGTGGTCCACAAAAAGTTGGACAACCTGGGCAGAGGCAGAAACGACAAGAGCAAGAAGACAGCAACACTGGCAGCTGTCTGGCCTATGGGGTTGTTCGGGATTGCCCAGTGA